The following is a genomic window from Mus pahari chromosome 1, PAHARI_EIJ_v1.1, whole genome shotgun sequence.
gtcttaatcttctggaatcaatagccactgtgtctcaagatctccataccaagatccagatcagaaacttctatctcccagcctccagattaggttcactggtgagccttccaattctggattgtagttcattccaaatatagtcaagttgacaaccaggaatagccactacatgggCATTACtggtactagagttacagaagaTTGAGAGCTACCCTGTGGGTGCAATGAACTAATACCATATTACATGCAGGAGCAACAAATACTCATAACTGTTAAGAGTCATCTATCCAACCCCACTcccttagcttttattttttcctagacaggtttctctgggtagccctagctgtcctggaactcactgtgcacaCAAGGGTaactttgaactcagaggtctgcctgcctttgcctctctaaAGTTGAGATTAAAGCTATGTGTCATCTGGATGCCCTTACTTACTATAATTATCAGCTATTGTTATTTAGGTGCATTTCCAAAGTGATAAATCTTTTATCTCTAGAAGCACTTACCtagttttttaaataatattcaatttattcttgaaaaaaagaaaaatatatatatatatacataaatacaatttatttattccctCCTACCTTCCTCAAATTCTCTGGGGACTAGTACACCTATCACCCTCTGACTTCATGTcctccttttaaattattattgctaGACTcttgagtccaattagtgctgaccatgtggggccatccactgcaGCATAGGCAGTGTCCACATAGCTCAACAAAAATTACCTTTTTTCCTCAACAGTCATCAGCTGACAACAGTTCCTCAACCAGAAATGAGCCCCAGGAGACTCTCTCCTATCAGggctgaaattttaaaagatttaaaacttCTCAAATTCATAGCTGTGCTTCCCAAGGGAAAAAAGAAGTGTGTTCTgagtaaataaaaccaaaatcaaaatataagCGTAACACCTACTAGAATCTCTATGCAGAAATTAGCAGAAAAGGACAAGGAGAAATAACTTTTCTTCACAAAAAAATCCATGGTTGATCATATAGAAGGCAAATTTAAAATAACCTTAAAATTAATAGTAATAGCAAGAGCTACTGGAGGTAATATGTTAAAGTACTAATTTATCACATTATATTTATCAGTGCTAATTATTTAAGAATTAATTATTTAagagtgaattttattttaatagatataataatagaaaattattaagTATTGCAATTTATTTACAATATCATCCACAGAATGAAGTAAGCTTATACTTATAAGTTtatgtaacaaaatataaactttaatgCCCCAAATTAAAACATGCTGGAAAATTTTAATGAAGGTCTGAGAAACATGCAAAGGTATATCATAATATATCATGTGTTGGAATATACAATATTTTCCTGATATTACTTCTGACCTAAATGTGCTATAGACTCACTGTTAACTTAATATAAACTTCAGAAACATTTTAGCAAAAATTCATAGGCTTATTCCAAAATAagtttatataaatattctaaataatcATAGTATCTAAAATTTTGCTAGACTTGCAGTATCTGTGAAGGTTACTGCTAATTGTctacttgacagaatctagagaCATTTGAGAACTGGACCTCTGAACATGCCTTTAGGAGATTATCTTGACTATATTCATGGATACGTAACCCATCTTAATGTGTGCAGGTGTAAGCACCAGCTTGTACCTACAGAACCAGGGTCTCTTGATATGGTTAGTGAGAATGAGTCAGGCCACATTGAAGAGATAGCAGCGAGACTGAGTCTGAGAAAAGTTCATTTCAAGCAATCAAATGTTTTATACCCTCCTCCTTTTTATACATAACAGGCTATATGGGTGTTTTCAAGCCAGACAGGGTATACAATATTAAtatctagctgggcgtggtggcgcatgcctttaattccagcacttgggaggcagaggcaggtggatttctgagtttgaggccagcctggactacagagtgagttccaggacagccagggctacacagagaaaccctgtctcgaaaaaaaaaaaatcaaaaaaagattAATATCTAATATTAAATGTTCAGCCAAGTTCTACATGCTCTGCTCCCTTCTAAGGAACTCAGAGACAAACACGTGGTCTGTATGCTTCACTGCCTGAGGGAGTGCCATAGGCTCAAACATCAAAAACAACACAATCACTCATGCCTCTGAAGGCAGCTAAAACAGGCCAACTCCGAGGTTCACTGCAGGCAGGACATTCCCTGGCCAAGCTTCTGGattgtataaaatgaaaaatggataTGAGCCCTATCATGCACACCCCTATTGATTGCTTCTCACTGTAGAGGTGATATGGCCAGCTGCTTCATATTCCTGATACATTGACTTTTCCAACGTGATGGGCTGTAACCTGGAACTTTTagccaaaatgaaccctttctgCCTTAAGTTGCCTTTTTTATTGACTGGGAAAGAAGCTATGGTACTGCCAGATTTGAGAATTCAGTGTAGAGACAGCAATCAAAATGCATTAACACAAGAACAACAAACATGAATGAAACCAAAGAGAAAATTGAGAactatattcacacatatgttcAACTGTTTTTCAGTGACCACAGAGAATGTTTAATAAAACATTAGGGGCATTTTAATTATCTGCTGATTGAGCTTAATATTGCTAGCGTCTGAATGTTTATGTCTCTGTTAGAGTCATATATTGGAAAGCATTGCCTATATGATAGATAATAATAGGGTCTGGGGGCCCTTGCAGGGTTATTGGGTTAGTCACCTTTTTGGATGCTGTGAATGGCTTTGTAGATTAAGCTACAGAACGCAAGGTTACTCCTTTCATCCTGAGAAGGCAGAGCTAGAGGGTGTATCCAACAGTTAGAAAGCAATGTTCCACAAAACAAGACACATACCAATCCCCTTATCATGGACTTCCCAGACCTGAGAGAAATAAATTCTGGATGTTCATAAGCCTGTGGATTGTGATCTTTACAGGTGGTCTATGTAAGTAACTCCTCACCCCTAACTTGTTATCATTGTCGCTCTTTTTCATCTAAGGTATCAGAAGAGATGTTCTGCTTACAGAGTTCCCAAGCACTGCAGGTTCTGGAGAATTCCCTAAGGAAGCACCTCCCTGCGTCCTTAAAGGTGAAATCAGTACATCCTCAGAGTAactggcagaggaaggaagaggtcaAGACTCATTGGAAACTGACATCATGGCATATCTCTCACCTGTGCTATTTTCTCCCGAGCAGAAAGAAGACTCAATAATGTCATTTGCTTAGTATTTTAAAGGAGTAGAGTATACTCTCCACTGTCTAAAACGTGTCACTGTTCACTCCCAATGGAAGTTTTACAATTTTGTGAGATtctatcacaaaataaaaactcaaaagaaagttGGAAATTTTGTAGTTCAgtgatagagtgtttgcctagcatgtgcaaggtcttAGATTTATTTGCCAGTAGGGATAAGAACTTTTCTGATTCTTAACAAACAGATCACTATTTAGTTGAAGCTATATTAGATATCGGTAATAATGATTCTGGTCTTACTTAaattttgctttcattgtgttcctgACATGGCTCTAGTAgagaaagattttaaattaaaatatatatcatcaGATGCTTTTCATAGCACGTATTAATTCAATGAAATTAGATTTAATGTACAAGAATTTCCAGATCTCGTTATATGTAACACACAACTTGTTTTGGATGTTACTGTAAACTAGGATTTGACCTATTACATCTTTCCAGAAGAGATGAGGTAAAATTGTGTGTCACAAAATATACATATGGCATTGAAACCACATTTTATAAGTTGGCCTGTGGCTCACTTTATACCCCAGGTGTCCCTGTCATATTCAACCTCAGCATCCCTATTAGCTGAGATAACAGACCTGCATCACTAAGCCTGCCTAAATCTTAGCTTAGAtgagaaacaaaaattttaagttagaTGATAAACAGATATCAACAGCCAGATAATGCAGATATAAGAATTAAATAATATGGATATTAAAGCAGCAATCATAAAAGTGCTTCAAGGAGTAATGGCAAAAACACTTGTAATGAATGGAATTTATTTCTCAAATGGCTCAGCTTCATAAAATCCATTGGAtgcatgaaaagaaagaaatctgaaatcCATGAAAAAAATTCTATTAGATTCCGCAACAGGAGAGTCCATTGGTTTATTTATAAATTGTatcattctttatattttatcttactaatatttaaaagatatcttGTTAGAATAAGCAACTAGTCACTAGGAaccattttaaagattatatcttttcaacaaaattttcataatttcctgGGATTGATCCTTGTTCTAGTCAGAAATATTGCATTTTATAATCGTTTCGTAATGTGTTGACATTCCTATGATGTTAATATTCTTAGGTTTATGGGACTGTCTTCCACATCAATCAGGGAAACCCATTCAAGCTCAAGACTTTGGTAGACAAATGGCCCGATTTTAATACTGTTGTTATTCGACCCCAGGAAGAGGTAAGTTGCAATATACAATAAATATGCCTGTACCTAAATTTATTGAATTCCTAGAATGTGTCTGGCAATGTGGTAGTATGGTACTATGGTAGATGCCTACTACCAtcctgagaaacagaaatgaattgTAAAAATGTCAACCATTAATCTATCTGAAGGAGAATACAGGAAAgtctaaagaaaaattatagaatGATATGACATATAGGGAAATACACAATGATATAGTAATGACACATGGAGATTTTATCTTCAATCATGATTTGTTTTGATTGCTAACATGGTTTTTCTATTATCACTGGCTTATTTGAACTGCAAGCAAACTTTATTCCCTTATCATTTCTTGCATCTAATTTGTAGGAGTGAGAGGAATTTGATAGAAGGTTATACCAATTAAGATTATGTTGAGATGCAAAGAATAGCTTGATCTTTTGttataaacattaaaacatttcctgagagttggagagatggctcagtggttaagagcacttgctgcccttgtggaggaccagggtttggttcctagcccccatgtggtggctcacaactgtcagtaactccagttatatggaatctgatgtcctcttgaCCTGTGCAGGCACTGAACACAtgtcatatgcacacatacatataggtaAAGCTTTcatttccacaaaataaaaataagtctttagaGATATGGACATTTCTTaagtttggtttgtttattgTCACAAGTGAGCTCTTAATTATCCCCGAGTAAAGTCTGCGTCTTTAAAAGTCGCAGACTTGAAATGGTCCAACTGATTCTCCCTATATGACAAATGTTCTTTGTAATATTGGCTTCCTACTGAGGCGTTACACTGCCTTTACATCAGTCACCTACAACAAAGTCagtaaaacaaactaaaagaaagaaagagcaacagGTGGTTGATGTTACAGGGAGTGAATCAGAGTTTATTCTTGATTCCAAGTGGAAAATTTTGCCAACATGAATGTTGAAGACGACTTAAATATTTGATAAGGCAGAGCAGGAAAATCAATAGTTTGATCTACAATATAATTATACAGTATACAATATTTTACTtactatttcattaaaattagagTAATAAAAgcattcatattatatattaaaggAGGTAATATTTTTGTGATATGCTTCTTCATATTTAAGTAGTACTATATGGGTTTATGAACTTGTTCCACATATACATGTctatatgtttatgcatatatactcattcatttgctttatgtggttgttattttctttttttttttttttttttggtttttcaagacagggtttctctgtatagccctggctatcctggaactcactttgtagaccaggctggcctcgaactcagaaatccgcctgcctctgcctcccaagtgctgggattaaaggcgtgcgccaccactcccggcttggttgttattttcttaataataataatttattttgaaggaGTATCTAGCCTATTAGCTTTATCTTTGgctccctgtttgtttgttttttccattaatttatttgttcccTTTATATACTGATCACAGCCTCCAGCTCTCCTCCCTCACATGACACCTCCCCTCAGTACCATTCCCGATCATCCTCTGAGAAGGCAGAGGTTCCTCCCCGCGCCCCTGGTAACAACATACCCTGGTACCTCAAGTCACTGAAAGACTGGtcacatcttttcccactgaggccaaaggcaggccagttaggggaacaggatccacaggcaggcaacatagtcagttttaggggatctgcatgaagaccaagctacatatctgttacatatgtggggggggggagggtcagggccagctctggtatgctccttggttggtggtttagtctctgggaacccccaaggggccaggttagttgactctattggtcttcttgtggagttcctatttcTCCGagttcctccatccttcccccaactcttccaaaagactttctgaactcaatctaatgtttggctgtgagtctctgcatctgtgttggtcaTCTGCTAGGTAGAACCTCTCACAGGACAGTTCTGGAAGGTTCCTGTCTGTGAACCCAGGCTGACAGATCCAAATACAGCCTGGGGCTTCAAGTTGAAGGAGAAAGGTAGGCCTGCAATGTGTCCCTATTCATCCTTTGAGGACAGCTCAGCACATTCCCCATTAAATTGGCAGGAGTTGCTACTGCATTCATTTATGTCCATCTCACAGAGGAACtactacttttattatttttaaataccacaATGTAACTAAATACTAATATAACAAATACCACATCACCCATAAACAATCTGGTTGattcttcttttctaaaacaGGACATGACAGATGACTTTGACCACTACAACAACACTTATCTAGTTTATTCCAAGGATCCCAAGCACTGTCAGGAATTCCTTGGCTCATCAGAAGTTATTAACTGGAAACAACATTTGCAGATTCAAAGTAAGAAAACAGGCGTATGTGGGCTACTGTGACCTCCTGTGTACACATGATGGAAATAACTTCCTTTTGAACAAGCATCTTAGCACCCCACACACATTTTTTGCAAGCCACAGACACTGAGCAGGCTGCTGTCTTTTCCTTGGCTCAGCATCTACCCCCTCCAAAAGGAACCCTTGAGTTACAGTGTGtaacatttacaaagaaaaattaatataattccTTACCACGTTAGGACTTATTCTTTAGCATGCCCATATTTTATTAGAGAACATAAATGTGGGAGAAATGCATCCCACcatttagtatttgttttattacaCTGTCACATTGTCAAACAATTTTTTTAGTAAATAAGACTATGGCTTCTGGAGTTGTATAAAATAAGATTGAAACCTGGCTGAAGTTTTTAGCTGTGTGGTAAATGGTAAGTCACCTCTGCTATGGAGATTTAAAAATGTTGAGAAACATGATTATGATattccaaaaacaaaacccttgagTACTAAGtaagacatttaaagaaaaaacttatAAATATCCTACCTAATTTTACAGAATTTCAAGTCTTCTCAATATCAATTCAAAATGACAATCATTTTACCTTACAATTGTATGGGTAGGAAATTTGGATCAGGTTCAGCTATGCTGCTCTGCTGGTCTCATCTGCGTTCACATATATGGGTTATCTGTGGGAACAGGCTTATCATGATCCCATGACTGGAATTTGGTAATAGCACTGTGTCAACTCTTTTTTTTGTGTggttattttcgagacagggtttctctgtatagtcctggcagtcctggaactcactttgtagaccaggcttgcctcgaactcaaaaattcgcctgcctctgcctcccaagtgcttgtattaaaggtgtgtgtcaggCCCGGCCTGTGTCAACTCTTAACTACAGGGACAGAGGAAATTGGACTGGGTGACATGTAAATGTCACAGGATCAGGAGCAGAATGTGAAAATTAAACCCAGTGCACTTTTTGAAACAAGTTTACTAAATCACATTTTTCTATGAGCCTAAGCAAATTTTATAAGTCAACAAAAGCCAATTCAGGGTGAAGGGAGTCATATTTGTGCAAGAAAAAAGGAACTGAGAAACTTATAGTAACAATGTAATGGGCTGAGAACATAGAAATTGTTTATTCAGTTTCAGTTATTATGCCTCTAACTCATCTTCTTTGGTAGCTATAACTGTATGCATATGTAGACAGGCTTTGTGATATAAAACCTGTCATGATGTAACACAAGACTTGATTCTAAGTTCATATTCCCTTTGATGCCATTGAATAGCTTTTCCCAAATGTTAATATGAATAATTGTATATCATTTGCTTCCTTATTTTCCCCATCAAGGTTCACAGTCAGACCTGGGCAAAGTGATAGAAAGTCTTGGAGCCACTAACATGTGCAAGGTCAAGCATAAGCAGTGCTTTCTCTATATGGTATTCCAAACAGCAAAGAAACTGGCTCCTTCCTTGGTGGATGCAAAGAACTTAGTAGTCAGCAGTGACAAGCCCACGCCTCTGTAAGTGTGAACAAAGCTGTTCTGAAGGATTCATTCTCTTATTCATGGCATGCCTCCTCTGTTAGATTTCCAACATAATCATGAAAGAGTCACCCTAAAACACAGGTTAAAATCAGGACACATGTGATCTATCATTATTTTGGAGTCTAGAAGGTAAAAATCAAGATATGAGCAGAGCTGTGCCACATCAAAATCCACAGCACAGAGTCCCTTCTGAACTGGTCCAATCCCTAATGACATCCCAAGAGTACCTTGGCTTTGGGATGCATTGCTTCACTCTCTAAAAACACTTTTACATGACCTTCTTTCTCATTCGtgtcttttcctcttttgtttattGTAAGGGCAGTTATCAATGGATTTGTGACCCCACAAAATAATTGGGATGACCTTATGCCGAAACCTTAAACATGTCTTTAAATGCCCTTTTTTAAACAAGATTATCAACACAGAGAGCTAGTGACATGGTGCAGGagctaaaggtgcttgctgccaagtctgattacctgaattcaatctctggAACCTACCTGatgaagaagagaaccaattcccaaaagttatcctctgatcttCCTGTGGGAGCATGTCACACccatacaaatgaataaataactacaatttaaatattttaattgcctATATAAGTTGAATGTGGGTTGCTGTGTAAGTGCTGTGTCTTCACTACCTCTGCTAGCTCTACTCCTGGTAGCTATCCAACCAATATCCTGCAGAGTTGCTCTGTAATCAGAGTGAGATTAAATAAGGACCATGCCTCTCTCCTGCTTACAAGACTCCACTGCTTCCTGCCACACTTCCAGATATTTCTGGACTCCTCGGCCCTTTAAGAGGAGATTCCCATCTACCTCTCAGACTTGgctttttctcttgtttcttccctccaaactgtCTAGCCTTTGTCAAAAATATGACaaggtcatttaaaaatattgcctgtcgccgggcgtggtggcgcacgcctttaatcccagcactcgggaggcagaggcaggcggatttctgagttcaaagccagcctggtctacagagtgagctccaggacagccagggctacacagagaaaccctgtctcgaaaaaccaaaaaaaaaaaaaaaaaaattgcctgtcTCTTAGGCATGAGTCTAAAATCAAAAGTTGAGTCATTCTGCCAAAACAAGTGTTCTAAAGGAGGTAGTCTGAAGAGGAATAGGCTAATATCATAGACTGAGAAAGGCTAAAAATAACAGCAtcaaaaaatgtttccatttcaatattatttcctatgtaaaataggaaaaagaagatACATATTAAGAATTTAACAGATGGGTTGATGTCTGGTTACTTCAAGCTAATTATTTTGGTAAGGATTAAGGCAGAGGGAATCTCATTCATATTCTCTACCTCTTGCTTTCATCACTCATTAgctctcttgcttgctctctccatctctttctcagaAAAACCAATTAATAATCTAATATTGGTTCGGTGACCTGAGGCATTCATGTGAATGATTTCATGTTATTTCTAGTGTTGAAACTAAACACAGAAGCTAATGTAAAACAATGTTATGCCATAGCCTTATAAACATTTTCTACTTGACCTTCAAAAGCTCAGGCCTCTAAGATTATCTTCTCTCTATCTAAAATATTCCTCTTGTAAGCAGATCAATCTTTATACTAATGATTTACCTTGTTACCTATATCTGCTCACAAGTTACCTCCTCAGAGTCCTGGGTAAAGCATCTTAATAAAAGTCACCTCCACAAGGGCCCAGCTTTGTTTTACTCATCACACTCCTGAGTATTGGAAACTAGTTCATTTATTCTCCAGGTTCAATATTTGATTCATTCTCTAAGAAGAATGCAAACCCTGAAGGGGCTGGGATCCTCAGTAGCTGGCACACAGTAGCTAaatgctagcatatgcaatagtgtctgcgtttggtggctgattatgggataaacccccggggtggggcagtctctggatggtccatcctttcctctcagttcCAAANtttgtctctgtaactccttccatggatattttgttcccccattctaaggagggacaaagtatccacactttgggcttctttcttaatttttcttgtgttttgcaaattgaatcttgggtattctaagtttctgggctaatatccacttatcagtgagtgcatataaagtgagttcttttgtNattgggttacctcactaaggatgataccctccagatccattcatttgcctaggaatttcataaattcattgtattgaatagctgagtagtactccattgtgtaaatataacacattttctatattcattcctctgttgagggacatctgggttctttccagcttctggctattataaataaggctgctatgaacatagtggagcatgtgtccttattgccaNNNNNNNNNNNgaactcactttgtagaccaggctggcctcaaagtcagaaatctgcctgcctctgcctcccaagtgctgggattaaaggcgtgcaccaccatgcctggcctgtatttcttttctttctttttttttttttataaaagattaatttatttttaatttatgtgtatgtgcctggtgatttttatttattttttattattatctttatttacatttcaagtgctatcccggaaagttccctataccacccccccgcccctgctcccctacccacccactcccactacttggcccaggcattcccttgtgctgggtcatataaagtttgcaagactaaggggcctctcttcccagtgattgCTGATTATGgcctgtatttccttaagtgagttattaatgcctttcttaaaatggtctaccaccatcatgagatatgatttcaaatccaagtcttgcttttcgtgtgtgttggagtatccaggtcttgctgtggtgggcgtactgggttctgatgatgcccagtggtcttggtttctgttagtaatattcttaagCTTGCCTTGTGAcatctgttaatctctggtgttatatgatctagctgtctctggctggagcttgttcctcctgtgattttgttaacctctgtcagcactcctgggagtccacctCTCACCTGAGTCTcattggtcagagcactctctgcaggcaagctctcctcttgcagggaaggtatcCAGAAGTCTTTAGCTCTGATCCACTTCCTGAGCcctggggtcagagtcctccctAGAGgtcaactctcctctggcaaagaAGGTGCCctgaggtctgggtctcagctctgcctcctggctgaggatgaaggcccaaagggaccctgtccaagaagctctattgcttctgccacccatgtgCTCTCAAGGGAccccaaggtcctgggtgtgctaggggtcctgaggtgtggagagtcctctggggaccttggaccTTCCACAAGGTAAGGAGTCTCAGCCACTGGTCAGGCAAGgtccctttgtccctgtttctgctggcacagaCTGTCCaggattctttggaactgatgttaCTTTCCACTCACCAGAGATCCCGAGGTACTGGGTGTGCTAGGGGCcttgtggtgtggagagtcctctggggacctttgGCCCCTCCACTGGGTTCATGTGGAAGACCTGTTTATTACTCTTGATCACTAgataaggaaattcaaaaattgaAAAGTGATTAATCagcaaactctctctctctctctctctctctctctctttctcactctttttctttttc
Proteins encoded in this region:
- the LOC110333589 gene encoding glycine N-acyltransferase-like protein Keg1 isoform X1, coding for MDDSQEMVLFRHNKSQVSEEMFCLQSSQALQVLENSLRKHLPASLKVKSVHPQSNWQRKEEVYGTVFHINQGNPFKLKTLVDKWPDFNTVVIRPQEEDMTDDFDHYNNTYLVYSKDPKHCQEFLGSSEVINWKQHLQIQSSQSDLGKVIESLGATNMCKVKHKQCFLYMVFQTAKKLAPSLVDAKNLVVSSDKPTPLDQQLFKFASLDVTHAALVNSIWYFGGNEKSQKFIERCIFTFPSFCIMGPEGTPVSWSLMDHTGEMRMGGTLPKYRRQSLIYHVASHQIQTLEKLGFPMYAHVDKANFTAQRTVALVGQIPLPCTWNQWNCVPL
- the LOC110333589 gene encoding glycine N-acyltransferase-like protein Keg1 isoform X2, with amino-acid sequence MDDSQEMVLFRHNKSQVSEEMFCLQSSQALQVLENSLRKHLPASLKVYGTVFHINQGNPFKLKTLVDKWPDFNTVVIRPQEEDMTDDFDHYNNTYLVYSKDPKHCQEFLGSSEVINWKQHLQIQSSQSDLGKVIESLGATNMCKVKHKQCFLYMVFQTAKKLAPSLVDAKNLVVSSDKPTPLDQQLFKFASLDVTHAALVNSIWYFGGNEKSQKFIERCIFTFPSFCIMGPEGTPVSWSLMDHTGEMRMGGTLPKYRRQSLIYHVASHQIQTLEKLGFPMYAHVDKANFTAQRTVALVGQIPLPCTWNQWNCVPL
- the LOC110333589 gene encoding glycine N-acyltransferase-like protein Keg1 isoform X4; the encoded protein is MFCLQSSQALQVLENSLRKHLPASLKVYGTVFHINQGNPFKLKTLVDKWPDFNTVVIRPQEEDMTDDFDHYNNTYLVYSKDPKHCQEFLGSSEVINWKQHLQIQSSQSDLGKVIESLGATNMCKVKHKQCFLYMVFQTAKKLAPSLVDAKNLVVSSDKPTPLDQQLFKFASLDVTHAALVNSIWYFGGNEKSQKFIERCIFTFPSFCIMGPEGTPVSWSLMDHTGEMRMGGTLPKYRRQSLIYHVASHQIQTLEKLGFPMYAHVDKANFTAQRTVALVGQIPLPCTWNQWNCVPL
- the LOC110333589 gene encoding glycine N-acyltransferase-like protein Keg1 isoform X3: MFCLQSSQALQVLENSLRKHLPASLKVKSVHPQSNWQRKEEVYGTVFHINQGNPFKLKTLVDKWPDFNTVVIRPQEEDMTDDFDHYNNTYLVYSKDPKHCQEFLGSSEVINWKQHLQIQSSQSDLGKVIESLGATNMCKVKHKQCFLYMVFQTAKKLAPSLVDAKNLVVSSDKPTPLDQQLFKFASLDVTHAALVNSIWYFGGNEKSQKFIERCIFTFPSFCIMGPEGTPVSWSLMDHTGEMRMGGTLPKYRRQSLIYHVASHQIQTLEKLGFPMYAHVDKANFTAQRTVALVGQIPLPCTWNQWNCVPL